AGATCACCGTCTGGGTATGAAAAATAGGGATATCCGTCTGATCGCTTCCTGCGAGGTTCCCCTGGAAGAAGAGGTCGCCCGCGGGACCTTTCGAAACGACTTGTTCTATTTTTTGAATGCCTTGCGGACAGAAATCCCGCCGCTGCGATATCGGAAAGAAGACGTTCCCTTCCTGATTGACGGCTTCCTGAAAGAATTTGCCGAAGAATCGGGAAAGCCCGAAGCGCGGATCAGCAAAACGGCTCTGCGTTTGTTGATGGAATATGACTGGCCGGGAAATGTAACCGAATTAAGAAATACCATTGAGGGGATTCTGATTCTCTCCGAAGGAGAGATCGACACTTCCGACATACCTGATCATATCCAGAACGAAGCGTACCGGAGAGATACGGTTCTTGTACGGGTGGGGATGACCCTCGAAGAAGCGGAGAAAAATCTCATTCGGGAAACACTGAAGGCCAATCGTCTGAACAAGAGCAAAGCCGCCCGGATACTAGATATCGGGCTACGGACCCTTTATCGGAAAATCAAGCAATACAATCTCGAAAGCGAACTCTTCACCTTCAAGTACCATAAATGAGATGTGACTCTGTTATTTTGACATAGCAATTTTTGCCTATTATGCCATATAGGCCTACATAAAGACCTATCTTCTGTCATTATGGCACATTTATGACTTTGCTTGACTTTGCTCTGCTTGCAATATTTAAAAAAGCCTGTATAATGTTTTCTGGCAGTTAAACATCATCGGAAAGGGGTGAACCTTAAGTGACTATCAAACCGTTAGGAGATCGTATTTTGGTCAAAAGACTCGAAGACGAGGAAACCAGAAAAGGCGGTATCATTATCCCCGATACAGCCAAAGAGAAACCCCAGCAAGGACGAATAATCGCTGTGGGGACCGGAAAAATCGATGATAATGGCAACCGCAGATCCCTGGAAGTATCGAAAGGCGACAAGGTGCTCTTTGGTAAATATGCCGGGACCGAAGTCAAGATCGATGATGAAGAGTACCTGATCATGCGGGAAGACGACATTCTGGGAATTATTGAAGGTTAGGAGAAAGGGGGTTTAAGGTAATGGCAAAACAGATCCTATTTGCAGAAGAAGCAAGACAATCGGTTCTTCGTGGTGTTAAGGTCCTGGCTGACGTGGTGAAGATCACCTTGGGACCGAAGGGAAGAAATGTGGTTATAGAGAAGAAATTCGGATCGCCGACGATTACCAAAGACGGGGTCACCGTTGCAAAGGAAATCGAGTTGACCGATCCGAACGAAAACGTCGGAGCTCAACTGGTCAAAGAAGTCGCCTCGAAAACCAGTGATGTGGCCGGAGACGGAACCACCACCGCGACGATCCTGGCGGAAAGTATTTACCGGGAAGGCTTGCGAAACCTGGCGGCTGGCTCTAACCCTATGATTCTGAAGCGGGGGATCGACAAAGCCGTGGAAGCCGTGATCAAGAGTCTGCGGGACATGAGCCGCGAAGTAAGCGACCGCAAGGAGATCACCCAGGTAGCCACCATTGCTTCCAACAACGATGAATCCATTGGACTCATTATCGCCGATGCGATGGAAAAAGTGGGTAAAGATGGGGTCATCACCGTCGAAGAAGCCAAAGGGCTGGAAACCACGCTCGAAGTGGTGGAAGGTCTCCAGTTCGACCGCGGATACCTTTCTCCATATTTTATTACCGATCCGGAGCGGATGGAAGTAGTGCTGGAAAATCCCTACATCCTGATTTTCGAAAAGAAAATCTCGGCGATCAAGGATTTGCTTCCGGTGCTCGAAAAAGTGGTGCAGCGGGGACGGCCTCTTCTGATTATTGCTGAAGACGTGGAAGGAGAAGCTCTGGCGACGTTGGTGGTGAATAAGCTGAAAGGGGTTATCAACGCCGCGGCGGTGAAGGCCCCCGGATTTGGTGACCGGAGGAAGGCCATGCTGGAGGATATCGCGGTTATGACCCATGGACGGTTCATTTCTGAAGACTTGGGAATCAAGCTGGAAAGCGTGACCGCTGAAGACCTCGGAGAAGCCGGAAAAGTGGTTATCGACAAAGAGAATACCACGATAGTCGAAGGCCGGGGTTCCAAAGACGATATCGTCGGCCGGATCAACCAGATCAAACGACAGATCGAAGAGACTACCTCGGATTACGATCGGGAAAAACTGCAGGAACGTTTAGCCAAAATTTCCGGCGGCGTAGCGGTTATCCGGGTCGGAGCGGCGACTGAAGCCGAAATGAAAGAGAAAAAAGCCCGGGTGGAAGATGCTCTCCACGCCACTCGTGCGGCTGTGGAAGAAGGGATCATCCCCGGAGGCGGTGTCGCCCTGATTCGGGCTATGGCGAAGATTGACGCCTTGTTTCTCAGCGGAGACGAAAAAGTCGGCTCTTTGATCGTCCGCAAGGCTCTGGAAGAACCGGCCAAGTTGATCGCCGAAAATGCCGGCGAAGAAGGATCGGTGATTGTCGAGCAGATGAAGAAAAGCGACAAGGCTACCTTTGGCTTTAACGCGCTCACCGGTGAGTTTGTGGATATGCTGGAAGCCGGAATTATCGACCCGACCAAGGTGACTCGCACGGCTCTCCAGAATGCGGCGAGCGTCGCTTCAGTAATGCTGACTACAGAAGCGGTGGTTACGGAGATACCGGAAAAAGAAAGAATGCCTTCGATGCCGCCCACACCTGAATATTAATCTTGCTCGTTAGCAAAAACCCGGCGGTCCGGAAACGTGAAAAACCCGCCGGGTTTTTCACGTTATGGGAAGAATATGCGTGTTTAACTGGTTCTAATCTGTTAAAATATGAACCGGGTCGTCGAAATAAAAACCCGTTTCCTGGAAAATCCAGTACTTCTCTGGCGGGGGGAGGGAACCACAATGCCGATTTATGAATATCAGTGTCGAGAATGTGACAATGCTTTTGAAGAACTTCAATCCATGAATGATCAACCTCTGTCCCGTTGCCCAGCCTGTGGTGGTCGGGTGAAAAGATTGATCAGCAAAGGCGTAGGTTTTGTATTTAAAGGAAGCGGTTTCTATGTCAACGATTATCGTCCTTCGGCCGCGAGCACTGCCGGGTCGGGTTCGAGTTGTGGAAGCTGTTTGAGTGGGAGTTGTTCATCCTGTGGGTCCGGGGGAGCGGAGAAGGGTAACGGTGCGAAAAAAACGACCACCGCAAAGACAGAAAAGAGCTGATGAATGAATATTATCGGGTACCTGGTGATCATTGCCGTCTTGATCCCAGTTGCGGTTCTGTGGAGTTCCAAACGCAGCAAAAGTGCCGTTTCGGTTTCGGATTACTGGAAGCAGAAAGAACTCGAATATGATGAGAAGCGGGTGTTATCCGCTTTTGCCCGTTATCTGGGAGGCCATCCCCGTTTTGAACATAAAACGGAAGGCCTTCTTTTTTTAATGAACAAAAGCCTTTGGTTCGAAAATTTCGAAAAAGGTCCGAATATTTTTGGGTTCGGCTCTCCATTTGAGAAGGTTCTGATCAGGTTGCCTCTCTCCAGGGTGCTGGGTGCTCGTTGTGTTCCAGAAGCAGACCTCATGGCGGACGGTATGATCAGCCCCACCACCAACGTACGGAGAATCAACCGTAAACCCGAGTACCTGCGAATCCTGTTTCAAGACGACTGGGGACGGGAAGAGAGTCTTTATTTCGACAGCATGATTGATATTGGAAGCTGGCTTACCGAGCTCGCGAAGGCTCAGAAAGATTACGTCCCTACCCCGGAAGAGTCGACCGTAGGGGCCTGCCCGAAATGCGGTAAAAAGATGTCTCCCGACTTTAAGCTCTGCCCTTTTTGCGGGTGTAATTTGTAGCTGCTTTAAACAGGAGAAGGGTTTCGTGAAAGGACTCCGGATAGGCCATACCAGTGATTTGACTATGGGTACGGGCTGTACGGTTTTTCTGATTCCTGAACCGAATCGCGCGGTTGCTTCGATACGGGGAGGGGCACCAGGGAGTCGGGAAGTGCCTGCTTTAGCCCCGGGAAACCTGGTGGAAAACGTCAATGCTCTTTTTTTCAGCGGTGGGAGTGCTTTTGGTCTACGTTGTGGTGAGGGGGTGGTCGATTTTCTCCACATGGAGGGAGAAGGTTTTGATACTCCGGCCGGGAAGATTCCCATCGTTGCTGGTGCGGTGATTTACGATCTCGAGGTTGGAAGACCTGGTTTACCGGAGATCGAATGGGGATACCGGGCCAGCCGGGAAGCGGGTGGTTCGCCGCTTGAGGGAAGCGTGGGTGCTGGTACCGGAGCGTCGGTTGGGAAGGCTGTTGGAATCGATCGATCCATGAAAGGCGGTTTTGGGAAAGGAACGGTCGATCTTCCGGAAGGTGAAGTATCCGCCTATGTGGTGACTAACTCCCTGGGAGACATTGTCGATCCCGGAAACGGGATTATACTGGCCGGTTGCCGTAACCAGGAGGGAACCATAGCTGGGTTTTTTCATATGGTTAGAGATGAAAGCAATTTTTACCAATCTCCCTTCAATACCACCCTCTTCGCGGCATTTTTCGATTTTTTTCTGACCCGGGAAGAGTTGTTTTCTCTTACGCAAGTTGCCCACTCGGCGCTTGCCTCCTGTATCCGCCCTTATGGGACGCGCTTTGACGGTGATTGTCTCTTTCTGGTCTCTTGCAGTGATCGCCGTCCGCCTGCCTATTTCCACCTGATTTCTGCTTTGTATGAGGCTTCCCGCTTGGCTATTACCCGATCGGTCACTGAAGCGCAAGGTGTTGCCGGCATTCCCTCGCGAAATGATATAATGAGGATAACGACTCAGCAGTCAGGAGCCTCTCTTCAGGATTGAGCAGTATTGAAAAGCGAAACACATTCTGGGCGGAATTGATTACCTGAGGTGAAAATCAGTACCATCGCTGAGCGGTCCTTAACCGCTTTGCTTATTCCGCCGACCCATGGTGGGCGGCGAGATTTTCCTGAACTAAAAAAATCGTCCGGTATCTCTCGCGGAACCGGAACGGAGGTGGGTAGTATGCGTATTTCTACCAGAAAAATAGTCCTGACTGCGGTGT
Above is a window of Atribacteraceae bacterium DNA encoding:
- a CDS encoding P1 family peptidase, translating into MKGLRIGHTSDLTMGTGCTVFLIPEPNRAVASIRGGAPGSREVPALAPGNLVENVNALFFSGGSAFGLRCGEGVVDFLHMEGEGFDTPAGKIPIVAGAVIYDLEVGRPGLPEIEWGYRASREAGGSPLEGSVGAGTGASVGKAVGIDRSMKGGFGKGTVDLPEGEVSAYVVTNSLGDIVDPGNGIILAGCRNQEGTIAGFFHMVRDESNFYQSPFNTTLFAAFFDFFLTREELFSLTQVAHSALASCIRPYGTRFDGDCLFLVSCSDRRPPAYFHLISALYEASRLAITRSVTEAQGVAGIPSRNDIMRITTQQSGASLQD
- the groES gene encoding co-chaperone GroES translates to MTIKPLGDRILVKRLEDEETRKGGIIIPDTAKEKPQQGRIIAVGTGKIDDNGNRRSLEVSKGDKVLFGKYAGTEVKIDDEEYLIMREDDILGIIEG
- the groL gene encoding chaperonin GroEL (60 kDa chaperone family; promotes refolding of misfolded polypeptides especially under stressful conditions; forms two stacked rings of heptamers to form a barrel-shaped 14mer; ends can be capped by GroES; misfolded proteins enter the barrel where they are refolded when GroES binds); its protein translation is MAKQILFAEEARQSVLRGVKVLADVVKITLGPKGRNVVIEKKFGSPTITKDGVTVAKEIELTDPNENVGAQLVKEVASKTSDVAGDGTTTATILAESIYREGLRNLAAGSNPMILKRGIDKAVEAVIKSLRDMSREVSDRKEITQVATIASNNDESIGLIIADAMEKVGKDGVITVEEAKGLETTLEVVEGLQFDRGYLSPYFITDPERMEVVLENPYILIFEKKISAIKDLLPVLEKVVQRGRPLLIIAEDVEGEALATLVVNKLKGVINAAAVKAPGFGDRRKAMLEDIAVMTHGRFISEDLGIKLESVTAEDLGEAGKVVIDKENTTIVEGRGSKDDIVGRINQIKRQIEETTSDYDREKLQERLAKISGGVAVIRVGAATEAEMKEKKARVEDALHATRAAVEEGIIPGGGVALIRAMAKIDALFLSGDEKVGSLIVRKALEEPAKLIAENAGEEGSVIVEQMKKSDKATFGFNALTGEFVDMLEAGIIDPTKVTRTALQNAASVASVMLTTEAVVTEIPEKERMPSMPPTPEY
- a CDS encoding FmdB family zinc ribbon protein; this encodes MPIYEYQCRECDNAFEELQSMNDQPLSRCPACGGRVKRLISKGVGFVFKGSGFYVNDYRPSAASTAGSGSSCGSCLSGSCSSCGSGGAEKGNGAKKTTTAKTEKS